The following are encoded in a window of Castanea sativa cultivar Marrone di Chiusa Pesio chromosome 9, ASM4071231v1 genomic DNA:
- the LOC142611399 gene encoding ethylene-insensitive protein 2.2 → MEAENLNPYHLPDGINRLLPVVVPVLLVSVGYVDPGKWAATVEGGARFGSELVVLMLIFNFAAILCQYLSARIGLVTGRDLAQICSDEYDRFTCIILGVQTEVSVIALDLTMILGLAHGLNLLFGWDLFTCVFLTAVNAVLFPPFAILLENCKAKFLCICMSGFIFLFIVLGVLISQPEITPSMNGMLTISSGESAFALMSLLGANIMPHNFFLHSSIVQHLGSPNISKDALCHNHFFAILGVFSGIYVVNYVLMISAASVFNSSGLVMLTFQDAMTLMEQVFMNPFVYLFVLFFSNQIMSLSWSVCGRVVLHDFLKLDIPGWLHCVTIRVIAIVPALYCVWSLGAEGMYQLLIFTQVMVALLLPSSVIPLFRVAASRSIMGVYKISQIVEFLAIVTFIGMLGLKLIFVVEMIFGNSDWVSNLKWNMGSSISFSYVVLLVTACASLCLMLWLLATPLKSASARLDAQVWDWDVPKAVPDTSTEKEESDLTGSAYHGEAPIQKQEPLLAQSKGLESHSDGLVADPCINLPETIMESDHGHHLTTVEENHSNSTFTSSLACGVEEMPVAVESVPVSVVPNLVSDVKLLDTRTVKSESMDPVEKTLGMDGDLQTEKDDDEPDTWEPDESGKGVSGSTQSLTSEGPGSFRSLSGRGDEGGSGTGSLSRLAGLGRAARRQLAGVLDEFWGQLFDFHGQTTQEAKTKKLDVLLGVDSKPSSSSLKVDTTAQEFSGYLTSVGGRGSDHLSNSSLYNSPKQQNVQRSSESAYGVQRGSSSMWSNSVQLLDAYVQNSSRNVPDSSERRYSSVRNLPSMESSDYQPATVHGYQLASYRMAVDRNSDHLNSQMESTALRSPSLGVTSYSRDSMAFALGQKLQNGLSSSHISSFQNPAISRESQLQCERSYYDPCSSGPADTVVSSTNTKKYHSLPDMSGFSVPQRDLYLSDKSAQWDSPIQYGPSVSRTVYEQSLYPNSGSRTGAPLVFDELSPTKVYRDGFSSQLNSSSRSLWSRQPFEQFGVADKNLTVGSEGVRSRSSSITQEATSIVDSEAKLLQSFRHCIVRLLKLEGSDWLFKQNDGADEDLIDRVAAREKFLYEAETREMNRGVQIGEPQYSSDRKSGSAMRTSEAGSTNFLISSVPNCGEGCVWRIDLIVSFGVWCIHRILDLSLMESRPELWGKYTYVLNRLQGIIDPAFSKPRSPMTPCFCLHIPEAYQQRSSPPVSNGMLPPASKPGRGKCTTAVMVLDIIKDVEIAISCRKGRTGTAAGDVAFPKGKENLASVLKRYKRRLSNKPVGAHEGSGPRKVPTSSPYIL, encoded by the exons ATGGAAGCTGAGAATTTAAATCCTTACCATCTGCCGGATGGTATTAATCGGCTACTTCCTGTTGTTGTACCTGTGCTTCTGGTTTCAGTTGGATATGTTGACCCTGGGAAGTGGGCAGCAACTGTTGAAGGTGGTGCCCGTTTTGGGTCTGAGCTGGTAgtattaatgttaattttcaattttgctgCTATTTTATGTCAATACCTGTCAGCTCGGATTGGCTTGGTTACTGGAAGAGATCTTGCTCAG ATTTGCAGTGATGAGTACGATAGGTTCACATGCATAATCTTAGGAGTCCAAACAGAGGTTTCTGTGATTGCGCTGGACCTTACCATG ATCTTGGGCCTTGCACATGGACTTAATCTTCTTTTTGGGTGGGACTTGTTCACTTGTGTCTTTTTGACTGCTGTCAATGCTGTTTTATTTCCACCTTTTGCAATCCTTTTG GAGAACTGCAAAGCAAAGTtcctatgcatatgcatgtcaggctttatttttctttttattgttcttGGAGTACTCATTAGTCAACCAGAAATCACACCTTCAATGAATGGGATGCTAACAATTTCAAGTGGGGAGAGTGCATTTGCACTGATGAGTCTTCTTGGGGCAAATATTATgcctcataatttttttcttcattcctctATTGTACAG CATCTGGGATCACCAAACATTTCCAAGGATGCGTTGTGTCATAACCATTTTTTTGCCATCTTAGGCGTGTTCAGTGGTATTTATGTGGTGAATTATGTGCTGATGATCTCAGCAGCATCTGTCTTTAACAGTTCCGGCCTTGTTATGCTTACTTTTCAGGATGCAATGACACTAATGGAAcag GTGTTTATGAACCCCTTTGTCTATCTATTTGTTCtgtttttctcaaatcaaatcaTGTCATTAAGCTGGAGTGTATGTGGACGAGTAGTTTTGCATGATTTCTTGAAGTTGGATATTCCTGGTTGGCTTCATTGTGTTACAATCAGAGTTATTGCCATTGTTCCTGCCCTTTACTGTGTGTGGAGTTTAGGAGCTGAAGGGATGTATCAACTGCTTATATTCACACAGGTGATGGTAGCTTTACTGCTTCCATCTTCTGTGATCCCCCTTTTCCGTGTTGCTGCATCCAGATCAATAATGGGTGTCTACAAAATTTCTCAGATTGTGGAGTTTTTAGCCATTGTCACATTTATTGGGATGCTAGGCTTGAAGCTTATATTTGTGGTAGAAATGATATTTGGGAATAGCGATTGGGTAAGTAACTTGAAGTGGAATATGGGAAGCAGTATATCTTTTTCATATGTAGTTCTTCTTGTCACTGCTTGTGCATCACTTTGTTTGATGCTTTGGCTATTAGCCACCCCATTAAAATCTGCTAGTGCTAGATTAGATGCTCAGGTGTGGGATTGGGACGTGCCAAAGGCTGTACCTGATACATCCACTGAGAAAGAAGAATCTGATTTAACTGGAAGTGCATATCACGGCGAGGCACCTATTCAGAAACAAGAACCATTACTGGCACAGAGCAAGGGTTTGGAGAGCCATTCAGATGGACTAGTTGCAGATCCTTGTATCAACTTGCCTGAAACTATTATGGAATCTGATCACGGGCATCATTTGACTACTGTTGAGGAAAATCATTCTAATTCTACATTTACTAGCTCCCTCGCATGTGGTGTGGAGGAAATGCCAGTGGCGGTAGAGTCAGTCCCTGTCTCAGTTGTTCCTAATTTGGTTTCTGATGTTAAATTGCTAGACACTAGAACTGTGAAGTCAGAATCAATGGACCCTGTTGAGAAGACTCTGGGAATGGATGGAGATCTACAAACTGAAAAAGATGACGATGAGCCAGATACTTGGGAGCCTGATGAATCAGGTAAAGGGGTTTCTGGGAGCACACAATCTTTAACATCTGAGGGTCCAGGATCATTTAGGAGTCTCAGTGGGAGAGGTGATGAAGGAGGAAGTGGTACTGGAAGTCTTTCAAGATTAGCAGGATTAGGACGTGCTGCAAGGCGTCAGCTAGCTGGAGttcttgatgagttttgggGACAACTGTTTGATTTCCATGGGCAAACTACTCAAGAAGCAAAAACTAAGAAACTGGATGTTTTGCTGGGAGTGGATTCTAAGCCTTCCTCTTCATCACTGAAAGTGGATACCACCGCACAAGAATTTTCTGGATACTTGACATCGGTGGGAGGTAGGGGATCTGATCATCTAAGCAACTCAAGTTTATACAACTCTCCCAAGCAGCAGAATGTGCAAAGGAGTTCAGAGTCGGCATATGGGGTTCAAAGGGGATCTTCCTCAATGTGGTCCAATTCCGTGCAGTTGTTGGATGCATATGTTCAGAATTCAAGCCGCAATGTCCCAGACTCCAGCGAGAGGCGCTATTCTAGTGTGCGCAATCTACCTTCCATGGAAAGTTCAGATTATCAGCCGGCTACAGTACATGGTTATCAGCTTGCATCCTATCGAATGGCTGTAGACAGAAACTCTGATCACTTGAATAGTCAAATGGAGTCAACAGCCTTGAGATCCCCATCATTGGGTGTTACAAGCTATAGTAGAGATTCGATGGCTTTTGCTTTAGGGCAAAAGTTGCAAAATGGGTTAAGCTCTAGTCATATCTCTAGTTTCCAAAATCCGGCAATATCCAGAGAGAGTCAGTTGCAATGCGAAAGATCATATTATGATCCTTGCTCTTCTGGACCTGCCGATACTGTTGTAAGTTCAACCAACACGAAGAAATACCATAGCTTGCCGGACATGTCAGGATTCTCTGTCCCTCAGCGGGACTTATACTTGTCTGATAAGAGTGCACAATGGGACAGTCCTATTCAATATGGACCCTCTGTTAGTAGAACAGTTTATGAACAGTCCTTATATCCAAATTCTGGATCAAGAACAGGAGCTCCTTTGGTGTTTGATGAACTCTCTCCAACAAAAGTTTACAGAGATGGTTTCTCTTCACAGTTGAATTCTAGTTCCAGATCCCTCTGGTCTAGACAACCTTTTGAGCAGTTTGGTGTAGCTGACAAAAATCTTACTGTTGGGAGTGAAGGAGTTAGAAGTAGGTCAAGTTCAATTACTCAAGAAGCTACTTCTATTGTGGATTCAGAGGCCAAACTTCTTCAGTCTTTCAGACATTGTATTGTGAGGCTATTGAAATTGGAAGGATCTGATTGgttatttaaacaaaatgatGGGGCTGATGAGGATCTAATTGACCGAGTGGCCGCAAGAGAGAAATTTCTTTATGAAGCCGAAACTAGAGAGATGAATCGGGGGGTTCAAATAGGTGAGCCTCAGTATTCTTCTGACAGGAAGTCTGGTTCTGCCATGAGGACTAGTGAGGCAGGTTCAACCAACTTTTTGATTTCCTCTGTTCCTAATTGCGGGGAGGGCTGTGTTTGGAGAATAGATTTGATAGTGAGCTTTGGGGTGTGGTGCATCCACCGGATTCTTGACCTGTCACTCATGGAAAGCCGGCCAGAGCTGTGGGGCAAATATACATATGTATTAAACCGTCTTCAg GGGATAATTGATCCGGCATTTTCAAAACCTCGTTCTCCAATGACCCCATGCTTCTGCCTTCATATCCCTGAGGCGTACCAGCAGAGGTCAAGTCCACCTGTTTCAAATGGAATGCTACCCCCTGCTTCAAAACCGGGCAGGGGGAAATGCACAACTGCAGTGATGGTCTTAGATATAATCAAGGATGTAGAGATTGCAATCTCTTGTAGAAAGGGCAGAACAGGCACTGCAGCTGGTGATGTGGCTTTCCCAAAGGGTAAAGAAAATCTTGCATCTGTCCTAAAACGCTACAAGCGTCGTTTATCTAACAAACCTGTTGGTGCTCATGAGGGGTCTGGGCCACGTAAGGTTCCTACATCTTCTCCATATATCTTGTAG